TACAATATATTTTCTAAGAGTTTGCATAATCGCAATCTCTTTTTTCTCACCTTTCTCCATCAGACTATCAACTTCAACTTTGAAGCCAGCCAGCGTCTTAGCCACGATTGTGTTCAGTACAGTCATCGCAGAAGCACAGTTAGCAGAAGAACCTACTGCACGGAATTCGAACTTGTTACCAGTGAAGGCAAACGGAGAAGTACGGTTACGGTCAGTATTGTCCAGCATCAGCTCTGGAATGTGACGGTGCAGGTCGAGTTTCAGGATAGCTTCATCCTGCTCATCGAACTTGTTGCTTACGCGGGTTTTAACTTCCTGCAGTACATCGTACAGGTATTTACCTGAGAATACGGAGATGATAGCAGGAGGTGCTTCATTTGCGCCCAGACGGAAGTCATTGCTTGGAGAAGCAATAGAAGCTCTCATCAGGTCAGCATAGTCATGTACCGCTTTGATCGTGTTAACGAAGAAAGTCAGGAACATCAGGTTAGTCTTAGGAGTCTTACCAGGAGCCAGCAGGTTAACGCCGGTATCGGTAGCCATAGACCAGTTATTGTGTTTACCTGAACCGTTGATACCAGCGAATGGTTTCTCGTGCAGCAGGCATTTCAGTTTGTGACGTTTAGCAACTTTGTTCATGACATCCATGAGCAGGGAGTTGTGGTCAACTGCGATGTTAACTTCTTCAAAGATAGGAGCACACTCGAACTGAGAAGGAGCAACCTCGTTGTGACGGGTTCTCAGAGGAATACCCAGTTTGTATGATTCCAGTTCGAAATCACGCATGAAAGCGTAAGCACGCTCAGGGATAGAACCAAAATAATGGTCTTCCAGCTGCTGACCTTTGGAAGGTGCGTGACCAACTACGGTACGACCAGTCATGATCAGGTCAGGACGAGCGTTTGCCAGGTTTTCGTCAACCAGGAAGTATTCCTGTTCCCAACCCAGGGTAGGCGTTACTTTGGTAACGTTTTTATCGAAATAGTTACATACGTCTACAGCAGCTTTGTCGATAGCAGACAGTGCTTTCAGCAAAGGAGCTTTGTAGTCCAGTGATTCACCAGTGTATGAAACAAATATAGTAGGAATGCAGAGTGTCTTACCAAATCCCTGTTCCAGGATGAATGGAGGAGAGGAAGGATCCCATGCAGTATAACCACGAGCTTCGAAAGTAGCACGCAGACCACCATTCGGGAAGGAAGATGCATCAGGCTCCTGTTGTACCAGCGCGTCGCCGTCAAATGTTTCCAGCGGGGTACCATCACTCTTCAGGGTGAAGAAAGAGTCATGCTTTTCAGCAGTAGTACCAGTTAATGGTTGGAACCAGTGGGTGTAGTGGGTAACTCCTTTTTTCATTGCCCAGGCTTTCAGACCAGAAGCGATCTGCT
This window of the Chitinophaga sancti genome carries:
- a CDS encoding glutamine synthetase III family protein; the protein is MQSLRFTALENLSGVDLKITSEALTGNKITEVFGSNVFAGKAMRESLSDEAYKSLMNSIKAGTKIERKMAEQIASGLKAWAMKKGVTHYTHWFQPLTGTTAEKHDSFFTLKSDGTPLETFDGDALVQQEPDASSFPNGGLRATFEARGYTAWDPSSPPFILEQGFGKTLCIPTIFVSYTGESLDYKAPLLKALSAIDKAAVDVCNYFDKNVTKVTPTLGWEQEYFLVDENLANARPDLIMTGRTVVGHAPSKGQQLEDHYFGSIPERAYAFMRDFELESYKLGIPLRTRHNEVAPSQFECAPIFEEVNIAVDHNSLLMDVMNKVAKRHKLKCLLHEKPFAGINGSGKHNNWSMATDTGVNLLAPGKTPKTNLMFLTFFVNTIKAVHDYADLMRASIASPSNDFRLGANEAPPAIISVFSGKYLYDVLQEVKTRVSNKFDEQDEAILKLDLHRHIPELMLDNTDRNRTSPFAFTGNKFEFRAVGSSANCASAMTVLNTIVAKTLAGFKVEVDSLMEKGEKKEIAIMQTLRKYIVDSEKVLFEGDGYSEEWEREAERRGLANVKTTPQALDAFVTEKSTKLFTEVGIYTEKELHARHEILLEDYVKKVQIEARVIGDLATNTILPSAITYMNSLITNIRGLKEIGLGDAAVKAQTQIANKIAEHVNVISENVQAMIEARKVANKVADSRQKAIDYCEKIKPYFDVIRYHSDKLEFLVDDKQWALPKYRELLFLR